Proteins from one Ktedonobacteraceae bacterium genomic window:
- a CDS encoding cyanophycinase has protein sequence MSTRLHVISHTIAKVLLSTLLFTGLCTTGFFVAPAAYAVGRHSAQTQAPAHKGRFLVLGGGALSNFNDPVYSEVVSLAGGKGVARIGIITAASFTPRKDGQFYVDLFLKHYGVADAEWIPIDRAHLNNTKSPKVIAQINSMTGFFFGGGDQSRLVFCMFYNGTPAPGNHPRPSPALKAIIAKYDAGAVVGGTSAGTDALVKDPMITGGESYEAIRNGAFPYIQEDHLNDLSYDPAGGFGMFTYGLLDTHFTERGRQGRLIRLAADTHTPMGYGIDQDTGLLITNADSPQAQMQVIGQHGVYILDLSKATIDKKGPFWSIFNVKVTYLTVGDSFDPNTKTVTIANWKTPLAGHEQHNHPRPPTHDIFSSFRDHGGKNGQGVPNAFTVFSTNLFDSRAATTYGLTYEDHPTFEVQMIKLKDASGYIGAFQGMQYISYIKLTVNIFTYRQ, from the coding sequence ATGTCTACGCGGCTTCACGTGATATCACATACGATAGCGAAAGTGCTATTGTCAACACTTCTCTTCACGGGTTTATGTACTACCGGCTTCTTCGTCGCTCCTGCTGCCTATGCCGTCGGGCGGCATTCGGCACAAACGCAGGCCCCGGCCCACAAAGGCAGATTTCTCGTACTGGGCGGTGGCGCGCTATCCAATTTTAATGATCCTGTTTATAGCGAAGTTGTGAGCCTGGCCGGTGGAAAGGGCGTCGCAAGGATAGGCATTATCACTGCCGCCTCGTTTACGCCGCGCAAGGATGGGCAATTCTACGTAGACCTGTTTTTGAAACATTATGGGGTTGCCGATGCCGAATGGATACCCATTGATCGCGCGCACCTCAATAATACAAAATCTCCCAAAGTGATTGCCCAGATCAACAGCATGACCGGCTTCTTTTTCGGGGGCGGAGATCAATCCCGGCTGGTCTTTTGTATGTTTTACAATGGTACACCAGCTCCTGGCAATCATCCCAGGCCATCGCCCGCACTGAAGGCCATCATCGCAAAATATGATGCTGGAGCGGTTGTTGGTGGCACGAGCGCGGGAACCGACGCTCTGGTGAAGGATCCCATGATTACTGGCGGCGAGAGTTACGAGGCCATTCGCAACGGCGCATTTCCTTACATACAGGAAGATCACCTGAACGATCTCTCGTATGATCCCGCCGGCGGCTTCGGCATGTTTACCTATGGACTGCTCGATACCCATTTTACCGAGCGCGGACGCCAGGGACGCCTCATTCGCCTGGCGGCAGATACCCACACGCCGATGGGTTATGGCATTGACCAGGATACAGGCCTGCTGATTACGAATGCTGATAGCCCTCAGGCGCAAATGCAGGTCATTGGACAACACGGCGTCTATATCCTGGACCTCTCGAAAGCGACAATAGATAAGAAAGGTCCGTTCTGGTCTATCTTCAACGTCAAAGTGACCTACCTCACCGTCGGCGATTCATTCGATCCCAACACGAAAACGGTCACAATCGCGAATTGGAAAACCCCGCTGGCAGGTCACGAACAGCATAATCATCCGCGACCCCCAACGCATGATATCTTCAGCAGCTTCCGCGATCATGGTGGTAAAAACGGCCAGGGAGTGCCCAATGCCTTCACCGTCTTTTCAACCAATCTTTTCGATAGTCGCGCCGCCACCACCTATGGCCTGACATACGAGGACCACCCCACCTTCGAGGTGCAAATGATCAAATTGAAGGACGCGTCCGGCTACATCGGAGCATTCCAGGGCATGCAATACATCTCATACATCAAGCTGACCGTAAACATTTTTACGTATCGCCAGTAG
- a CDS encoding Type 1 glutamine amidotransferase-like domain-containing protein, translated as MRQQPVSHPTPGAIALVGSGEYLDAMNTTDLYLMETVGGVRNARVALLPTASGLEENGPAYWNDLGLRHFKQLGVQDVRPTAIIDPASARDPRQLALLEGANFYYLSGGNPQHTIETLRDSAAWEIITSAYSRGAILAGCSAGAMTLSAYTIAIRQMFMGEKPGWLTSLGVVPRLVVFPHFDRMANFIDDTTFQELLSTLPEGIIAVGVDENTALVRVEANHTGDPMAAERWQVMGLQTVKVFVRGMEPRIIHVGEEVML; from the coding sequence ATGAGACAACAGCCTGTTTCGCATCCCACGCCTGGTGCTATTGCCCTGGTCGGCTCCGGCGAATACCTCGACGCGATGAACACGACCGATCTCTATCTTATGGAAACCGTGGGCGGAGTTCGCAATGCGCGGGTGGCATTGCTACCCACGGCCAGCGGCCTGGAAGAAAATGGGCCTGCCTACTGGAATGACCTGGGGCTGCGCCATTTCAAGCAGTTGGGCGTGCAGGATGTGCGACCTACGGCTATCATTGACCCTGCCAGCGCCAGGGACCCGCGACAACTGGCCTTGCTGGAAGGAGCCAATTTTTATTACTTATCGGGTGGCAATCCGCAGCATACCATTGAGACGCTGCGCGATTCCGCCGCCTGGGAGATCATCACTTCGGCCTATAGCCGAGGCGCGATACTTGCCGGATGCAGCGCAGGAGCAATGACGCTTAGCGCCTATACAATTGCGATACGACAGATGTTCATGGGTGAAAAGCCCGGATGGTTAACATCGCTCGGCGTCGTGCCGCGCCTGGTAGTCTTCCCGCATTTTGATCGTATGGCAAACTTCATCGACGACACAACGTTTCAGGAACTGCTCTCCACGCTCCCTGAGGGGATCATCGCCGTGGGTGTGGACGAAAATACCGCCCTGGTGCGTGTGGAAGCCAATCATACGGGCGACCCAATGGCAGCCGAGCGCTGGCAGGTCATGGGATTGCAAACCGTTAAGGTCTTTGTACGGGGAATGGAGCCGCGCATTATACACGTGGGAGAGGAAGTGATGCTGTGA
- a CDS encoding SDR family NAD(P)-dependent oxidoreductase — translation MNAQKKEEQRLARLSGALGDAVVIVTGASSGIGAATTKEFARHGARVVLAARRETELAAQVSAITGAGNRALAIPTDITDEAQVTRLVEQTIEQFGRVDVLVNNAGIGQSKPFDKQSIEYINRALDTNLRGAMLATHAVLPGMLERRHGAIISVASVAGLIAIDPLYSGTKYGLRGFSLSLRRQLRRTGISVSLVSPGYIKTNMNRGMRFPMPGPDLVARAIVDLVVRPRREVIVPGYYRPLVAIATALPWLVDLAIR, via the coding sequence ATGAATGCGCAGAAAAAAGAAGAGCAACGGCTGGCGCGATTGTCCGGCGCTCTAGGTGATGCCGTGGTGATTGTCACGGGCGCCAGTTCGGGTATAGGGGCGGCGACGACTAAGGAATTTGCGCGTCATGGCGCTCGGGTGGTGCTGGCTGCGCGGCGCGAAACTGAACTGGCGGCTCAGGTCAGCGCGATTACCGGCGCGGGGAACCGTGCGCTTGCCATCCCCACCGATATTACAGATGAGGCGCAGGTTACGCGCCTCGTCGAGCAGACGATAGAGCAGTTCGGGCGCGTCGATGTGCTGGTTAATAATGCCGGTATTGGGCAGTCGAAGCCGTTTGATAAGCAATCAATCGAATATATTAATCGCGCTCTCGATACGAATCTGCGCGGCGCAATGCTCGCGACACATGCCGTGCTGCCGGGTATGCTGGAACGGCGGCATGGCGCGATAATCTCGGTAGCCTCGGTGGCGGGCCTTATCGCCATTGACCCACTCTATTCGGGCACCAAGTACGGCTTGCGCGGCTTCTCATTATCGCTCCGCAGGCAACTGCGGCGCACCGGCATCTCGGTTTCGCTCGTTTCACCCGGCTACATCAAAACAAATATGAATCGCGGTATGCGCTTTCCCATGCCAGGGCCGGACCTGGTGGCGCGTGCAATTGTTGACCTGGTGGTGCGGCCACGGCGTGAGGTCATCGTACCTGGATACTACAGGCCGCTCGTTGCCATCGCCACTGCCTTACCCTGGCTGGTCGATCTTGCGATACGCTGA
- a CDS encoding radical SAM protein produces the protein MVAPTVEGLSNQTTFIPYQKSTWSYSFPGFNMLNISQNASLEFYAPPIDYRTQVRYTISMLVQTLPDTLTKLALMGDATEYEPAGDQPQAEQKRVPYQSHSLAECITNVSTPKGSKPILKTMVTTACERNCNYCPFRAGRSKAKRLTFTPDELAAGLDTLQRAGQVEGMFLSSGIIRGSVTTQDKIIDTAEIVRKRYHYQGYLHLKVMPGIEYDQLYRLMQLADRVSVNLEGPTQERLDALAPKKDFQRELLSMLQLAEQIRRAHPYEKLAGTVTQFVVGAVGDTDHELLSLSNRLYRQYHVTRAYYSGFSPVIQTPFENLPPTNPLREHRLYQASFLLRDYGWKVEDLPFLPDGNMQLDMDPKRAWAERYLREAPVELMTARRDELLRIPGIGPVGADAILKARRQGKLTSLTDLGKLGIRAPQQASPYILLSGRKPLAQLSLF, from the coding sequence ATGGTCGCCCCTACTGTCGAGGGTTTGAGCAATCAGACGACCTTCATTCCTTATCAAAAGAGTACATGGTCGTACTCGTTTCCTGGTTTCAATATGTTAAATATTTCGCAGAACGCAAGCCTGGAATTTTATGCGCCGCCTATTGACTATAGAACACAAGTTCGTTATACTATATCCATGCTAGTGCAAACGCTTCCTGATACGCTGACAAAGCTGGCACTGATGGGCGATGCCACAGAATACGAACCGGCTGGCGACCAACCACAGGCGGAACAGAAACGCGTGCCTTACCAGTCTCATAGCCTGGCAGAATGCATTACGAATGTGTCTACCCCTAAAGGGAGCAAGCCTATCCTCAAGACAATGGTAACCACGGCTTGCGAAAGAAATTGCAATTATTGCCCCTTTCGAGCCGGGCGCAGTAAGGCGAAGCGTCTTACCTTCACGCCGGATGAACTGGCGGCGGGTCTGGATACACTGCAACGCGCGGGGCAGGTCGAGGGAATGTTCCTCTCATCAGGTATCATCCGGGGCAGCGTGACGACGCAGGATAAGATCATCGATACGGCAGAGATCGTGCGCAAGCGCTACCATTACCAGGGCTATTTACACCTCAAAGTCATGCCAGGGATTGAATACGATCAACTGTACCGCTTGATGCAACTGGCGGACCGGGTTTCGGTCAACCTGGAAGGCCCAACGCAGGAACGTCTAGACGCGCTGGCACCAAAGAAAGATTTTCAGCGTGAATTGCTCAGTATGCTGCAACTGGCTGAACAGATACGCCGCGCCCATCCTTACGAAAAGCTGGCCGGTACCGTGACGCAGTTTGTAGTGGGGGCGGTCGGCGATACAGATCACGAATTGCTCTCGCTCAGCAACCGCCTGTACCGGCAATATCATGTGACACGGGCTTATTATTCGGGCTTCAGTCCGGTGATTCAAACTCCATTTGAAAACCTGCCCCCGACAAATCCCCTGCGTGAACACCGTTTGTACCAGGCCAGCTTTTTGCTGCGCGATTATGGCTGGAAAGTGGAAGATTTGCCATTTTTGCCGGATGGGAATATGCAGCTCGATATGGATCCGAAGCGAGCATGGGCAGAACGCTATCTACGGGAAGCTCCTGTTGAACTAATGACGGCAAGACGGGACGAACTCCTGCGCATCCCAGGAATTGGCCCCGTTGGAGCCGATGCCATTCTCAAAGCGCGTCGCCAGGGCAAGCTGACCTCTCTTACTGACTTAGGGAAACTTGGCATTCGTGCGCCCCAGCAAGCATCTCCCTATATCCTCTTGAGTGGACGAAAGCCACTAGCCCAACTGAGCCTCTTCTAG
- a CDS encoding YtxH domain-containing protein, protein MGRFLNGVFIGIGIGLLVAPMKGEEMRRLLSARYQVLRRNLPDNEQLKQVGQQVVATTTQTAGQLKGYAQQATSQVKATGSSLADLAQQAATNVKQTGQDVANATKQAATSLMPGGQQSTTTAEEEPEKEIVFIDDMALDETP, encoded by the coding sequence ATGGGTCGTTTTCTTAATGGCGTCTTCATCGGTATAGGAATAGGACTGCTGGTCGCACCGATGAAAGGTGAAGAGATGCGCCGTCTGCTGAGCGCACGCTACCAGGTGTTGCGTCGTAACCTGCCAGACAATGAGCAACTGAAGCAGGTAGGACAACAGGTAGTGGCAACGACGACGCAGACGGCTGGCCAGTTAAAAGGCTACGCGCAGCAGGCGACATCACAGGTCAAGGCCACTGGCAGCAGCTTAGCTGACCTGGCCCAGCAAGCTGCCACCAACGTGAAGCAGACCGGGCAGGATGTTGCCAACGCTACCAAACAGGCCGCGACATCTCTCATGCCAGGCGGGCAGCAGTCTACAACCACTGCTGAGGAAGAGCCTGAAAAAGAGATTGTCTTTATCGACGACATGGCTCTTGATGAGACGCCATAG
- a CDS encoding YsnF/AvaK domain-containing protein encodes MATTERPMVLGVFRDRSLAQQAIDELRHAGFRDDEISVNGHAARAGGLIDHLASAITGHEAANGQLSAELVSKGVPENEADYYQHELEAGATVVAVESYGHQQQAQNILHRFGAYDSSSLREEGDRVIPVRQEELQVHKQAVVTGEIIVRKEVITEEKTITVPVTREELVIERRPVPGQPSDQPVYQGEEMPIEVLKDGGTLRIVLREEQVRVEKQTVVKEEVFISKRPVQELKRVQETLRREEAHIERTGQVNMHGNDVEDVS; translated from the coding sequence GTGGCAACGACGGAACGTCCCATGGTGCTGGGCGTCTTTCGAGATCGCTCCCTGGCGCAACAGGCCATCGATGAACTCCGACACGCGGGTTTTCGAGACGATGAAATCTCGGTAAATGGGCATGCGGCCAGAGCTGGAGGTCTTATCGACCATCTAGCAAGCGCAATCACCGGGCATGAGGCGGCAAATGGGCAGCTTTCTGCTGAACTGGTAAGCAAGGGCGTGCCCGAAAATGAAGCGGACTACTATCAGCACGAGTTAGAGGCTGGCGCTACCGTGGTCGCGGTCGAGTCCTATGGACACCAACAGCAAGCTCAGAACATCCTGCACCGCTTTGGCGCCTATGACAGCAGTTCTCTCCGCGAGGAGGGTGATCGCGTCATCCCGGTACGCCAGGAGGAACTGCAGGTTCATAAGCAGGCAGTGGTCACCGGTGAGATCATTGTTCGCAAAGAGGTCATCACCGAGGAAAAAACCATCACCGTGCCTGTGACCCGCGAGGAACTGGTCATTGAGCGCCGTCCTGTTCCTGGTCAGCCATCGGATCAACCGGTGTACCAGGGTGAAGAGATGCCTATCGAGGTTCTCAAGGATGGCGGAACGCTCAGGATTGTGCTGCGCGAGGAACAGGTACGCGTTGAAAAGCAGACTGTGGTGAAGGAAGAGGTCTTCATCAGCAAGCGACCGGTCCAGGAGCTTAAACGCGTCCAGGAAACACTGCGACGAGAGGAAGCGCATATCGAGCGGACCGGTCAGGTAAACATGCATGGGAATGATGTGGAGGATGTCTCATAG
- a CDS encoding YsnF/AvaK domain-containing protein: MTTMNRSTVMGVFADDAQAQQAMNDLQQAGFSSDQIRYSVRRGGSGITDSLENLGLPEQEATFYNQEFEAGRTVVMVMTNDRQQEAYDILRRYGGYDFNGQAAQAGGYASTPASTQTADYTSTATGTEVEDAQRLKLREEQLQVQKQPVETGEVRLRKDVVEEQKSIDVPVTHEEVYIERRPGSGQPSDAPIGESETYRIPVREEQVTTSKQTVETGEVAIGKQPVQETQTVSDTVRREEAHIEQEGDVDVQGTDGESISG, translated from the coding sequence ATGACAACAATGAATCGTTCAACCGTGATGGGCGTCTTTGCAGATGACGCTCAGGCACAGCAGGCAATGAATGATCTGCAGCAAGCTGGCTTTAGCTCGGATCAAATACGGTATTCGGTGCGTAGGGGCGGTAGTGGGATCACCGACTCGCTTGAGAATCTGGGCTTACCAGAGCAGGAAGCGACCTTCTATAACCAGGAGTTTGAGGCCGGGCGCACAGTGGTGATGGTCATGACGAATGATCGCCAGCAAGAAGCATATGATATTCTACGCCGCTATGGAGGGTATGACTTTAACGGCCAGGCTGCCCAGGCTGGTGGGTATGCTTCCACTCCAGCGAGTACGCAGACGGCGGACTACACTTCCACTGCAACAGGGACAGAGGTAGAGGATGCGCAGCGGCTCAAACTGCGTGAGGAGCAACTGCAGGTCCAGAAACAGCCGGTGGAAACCGGTGAGGTACGCCTGCGCAAAGACGTGGTGGAGGAGCAAAAGAGCATCGATGTGCCCGTTACCCACGAGGAAGTCTACATCGAGCGGCGACCCGGCTCTGGGCAGCCCTCTGATGCGCCGATTGGCGAGAGTGAGACCTATCGCATTCCGGTCCGTGAGGAACAGGTGACGACTTCCAAGCAGACCGTCGAGACGGGCGAGGTTGCTATTGGCAAGCAACCAGTCCAGGAGACACAGACGGTCTCTGATACAGTCCGCCGCGAAGAGGCACACATCGAGCAGGAGGGCGATGTCGATGTGCAGGGCACAGATGGGGAGTCCATCTCAGGCTAA
- a CDS encoding MarR family transcriptional regulator, with product MSCIDIDYQWSEMKRMVMVPQKSNTVTSRQVEVLVVVSRSTSCSIGMIASAFGVSYAAASKMINRLEEKGLVTRSLHEMDRRSTVIRITGKGTQILRLFDVRIDKEKSE from the coding sequence ATGAGTTGTATTGACATTGACTATCAATGGTCGGAGATGAAAAGGATGGTTATGGTTCCCCAGAAGTCTAACACTGTGACATCACGCCAGGTTGAGGTGCTGGTAGTGGTGTCACGTTCTACCTCCTGTTCTATAGGAATGATTGCATCTGCCTTTGGTGTGAGTTATGCTGCCGCATCAAAAATGATTAATCGCCTGGAAGAGAAAGGCTTAGTGACCCGTTCTCTTCATGAGATGGATAGACGCTCTACCGTTATACGGATTACAGGGAAAGGTACTCAGATCTTGCGCCTTTTTGATGTCCGTATCGATAAGGAAAAAAGTGAGTAG
- a CDS encoding sigma-70 family RNA polymerase sigma factor encodes MAALTDEDLVARCKSELPRNTRSYEILVQRHMNRVYSQIYQLVSNKEEAEDITQEVFVKVYHGLHKFEQQASFSSWLYRITANTTIDALDKIKRRPKTIRPGNNRNGSEHDEDNDPLASQATPIAGPEESVMRAELRECIRNVLQKLDRDQARLLVMRDLNDVSYDEIAKALQASLSAVKMRIHRARLAFQEAFNQLCGRYLNFTVPSRLSPKEKAR; translated from the coding sequence ATGGCGGCACTCACGGATGAAGACCTGGTAGCGCGTTGCAAATCTGAGTTGCCTCGGAATACTCGCAGTTATGAGATCCTGGTGCAACGGCATATGAACCGCGTCTATAGCCAGATTTACCAACTGGTTTCTAACAAGGAAGAGGCCGAGGACATCACTCAGGAAGTCTTCGTCAAGGTCTACCATGGCTTGCACAAATTCGAACAGCAGGCATCGTTTTCAAGCTGGTTGTACCGCATTACCGCCAACACCACCATAGATGCGCTCGATAAAATCAAGCGTCGTCCTAAAACTATCCGTCCTGGAAATAACCGCAATGGGAGCGAACATGACGAAGATAATGACCCCCTGGCATCTCAAGCCACGCCCATAGCAGGTCCTGAGGAGAGCGTCATGCGGGCGGAACTCAGAGAATGCATCAGGAATGTGCTTCAAAAGCTTGATCGTGACCAGGCGCGTCTCCTGGTGATGCGTGATCTCAATGATGTCAGCTATGATGAGATTGCAAAAGCGCTTCAGGCAAGCCTGAGCGCCGTCAAGATGCGCATTCACCGCGCGCGCCTGGCCTTCCAGGAAGCTTTCAACCAGCTCTGCGGCAGATATCTGAATTTCACCGTTCCCTCTCGCCTTAGTCCTAAGGAAAAAGCCAGATAA
- a CDS encoding zf-HC2 domain-containing protein, with protein sequence MNCEELTQLLPDLVDGTLPDDLRAEAEAALSQCPDCQRELEAARQIRTLFAALQAENVQLHVPAGFEVRLLARIHRQHSGLELLDLSSKTFAMWVIELINLIGGLVAPPSVPGATRSQATGA encoded by the coding sequence ATGAACTGTGAAGAGTTAACTCAGTTATTACCGGATTTAGTTGACGGTACGCTTCCAGACGATCTGCGGGCCGAGGCCGAAGCCGCTCTATCTCAATGCCCAGACTGCCAGCGCGAGCTAGAAGCTGCTCGCCAGATTCGAACGTTATTTGCCGCGCTTCAAGCTGAAAATGTTCAACTTCATGTACCGGCCGGGTTTGAGGTCAGGCTACTGGCGCGCATCCACAGGCAACACAGCGGATTAGAATTGCTGGATTTGTCATCAAAAACCTTTGCCATGTGGGTGATAGAACTCATCAATCTGATAGGCGGTCTCGTTGCCCCGCCTTCTGTGCCAGGAGCAACCCGCTCTCAGGCGACTGGAGCCTGA
- a CDS encoding ATP-binding protein → MKLLVSATMKLFKDTGFYAVEVAMARLNEIALRRLIKGGETATVEFKVAVPRPVEMAERLCGMANAQGGMIIIGVEDAERKVVGVPEERMALTKDVIVRATRQIIKPALVLDPPEPEIYEIDGKQLVVATVPSNNGSIYQSGGVCWVRLSTHTVPLSVSELIEMANDRALIHWELLPARNAVMEDIDLEKVEVYLRRRSMGGRQTGRFEDIEQVLIGMECAVVVDGKVVPTNAGILFFGHEPQMRIMQSEIDCVLFRGAMGASRYTDKKVIMGTVQELIDGAETFLRSYMPVEGKVEGWKRVDIPEYPVEALREALVNAVIHRDYSRYGESIRVFYYADRIEIHSPGMLLPGVTVEQMAKGEVQSRLRNPVLANLLRDVPGYMERIGSGIRFMLDETRRVGLPAPQFREMSEFIVTFRSAAISPGLRTRELRMSETLWDDEQLPPLPTSAEELSDQERRLAKAIVYVHEHGFITNGLYREITGTTEKRAFRDLEVLVERGRLKRMGSKRGRRYELP, encoded by the coding sequence TTGAAGTTACTTGTTTCTGCTACAATGAAGCTGTTCAAGGACACCGGGTTTTATGCTGTGGAGGTCGCAATGGCAAGGTTAAATGAAATAGCTCTCAGGCGTTTGATTAAAGGTGGTGAGACCGCTACCGTTGAGTTCAAAGTAGCGGTTCCCAGACCTGTCGAGATGGCTGAAAGATTGTGTGGTATGGCTAATGCCCAGGGCGGAATGATTATTATTGGAGTTGAGGATGCAGAGCGTAAAGTAGTGGGTGTCCCTGAAGAGCGCATGGCACTGACAAAGGATGTGATAGTAAGAGCTACTCGCCAGATCATTAAGCCTGCGCTGGTACTTGATCCCCCTGAGCCTGAAATTTATGAAATAGATGGAAAGCAGTTAGTAGTTGCCACAGTGCCCTCAAATAATGGATCTATCTATCAGTCAGGCGGAGTTTGTTGGGTGAGGCTTAGTACACATACTGTGCCATTAAGCGTGTCCGAATTAATCGAAATGGCCAATGACCGTGCGCTTATCCATTGGGAATTGCTGCCGGCTCGCAATGCTGTCATGGAAGATATTGATTTAGAGAAAGTAGAAGTTTATTTACGACGGCGTTCGATGGGAGGCCGACAAACTGGTCGTTTTGAGGATATAGAGCAGGTATTGATCGGCATGGAGTGCGCTGTTGTCGTCGATGGAAAAGTAGTTCCTACGAACGCTGGCATATTGTTCTTCGGGCATGAGCCACAAATGCGAATAATGCAAAGCGAGATAGATTGTGTTTTATTCCGTGGAGCAATGGGGGCGAGCCGCTATACTGATAAGAAAGTCATCATGGGAACGGTGCAGGAATTAATAGATGGCGCAGAGACTTTCCTGCGGAGCTATATGCCAGTGGAGGGAAAGGTAGAGGGATGGAAGAGGGTTGATATACCGGAGTATCCAGTCGAGGCACTGCGAGAGGCGCTTGTAAACGCGGTCATACATCGCGATTATAGCCGGTACGGAGAAAGCATACGCGTGTTTTATTATGCCGACCGCATTGAAATACACAGTCCAGGTATGCTTCTTCCGGGGGTCACGGTTGAACAGATGGCAAAGGGGGAGGTGCAATCGAGGCTGCGCAATCCTGTGTTAGCGAATTTGCTGAGGGATGTTCCGGGTTATATGGAGCGCATTGGAAGTGGCATTCGATTTATGTTGGACGAGACCAGACGTGTGGGGCTTCCCGCCCCTCAGTTTCGGGAAATGAGCGAGTTTATCGTTACTTTTCGCAGTGCTGCTATCTCACCTGGCTTGAGGACGCGAGAGCTGCGTATGAGCGAAACTTTGTGGGATGATGAACAGTTGCCGCCTTTGCCCACCTCGGCTGAGGAGCTTTCTGACCAGGAGCGAAGGCTAGCAAAAGCGATAGTGTATGTTCATGAACATGGCTTCATCACGAATGGTTTGTATAGAGAAATAACGGGTACGACAGAAAAAAGGGCTTTTCGTGATTTGGAAGTGCTAGTCGAGCGTGGAAGATTAAAGCGTATGGGCTCAAAACGGGGGAGGCGGTACGAACTACCATAG
- a CDS encoding GAF domain-containing protein: protein MQETQTWRALLGTIISDSQERQRIANELGMNPMTLIRWANNETKPRVQNLQQLLRAIPAKYRESMTNLLIVEFPDMARLIQDPLDEKSLQEIPSAFYTSVLRAHATTVKQQRFWSISNLILQQALGQLDSNLLGMEITIAQCMPPAHGSKVRSLRERTGRGTRPWNTNIEQRSLFLGIESLAGYALTSQRLMTIQDRNESQIQFTERWTEFEESAAACPIIFQGRLAGCLLVSSTQPHYFLPFRLQLIQNYADLLVLAFEADEFYAPEDIELLPMPSLEEQQAYIAQLRQRISEVMLESYKAGRSINVMDAERIVWQRLEDELLQLPLKSE, encoded by the coding sequence ATGCAAGAAACGCAAACATGGCGTGCATTGCTGGGAACCATTATTTCAGATAGCCAGGAACGGCAACGCATTGCGAACGAATTGGGTATGAACCCGATGACTTTAATTCGCTGGGCGAACAATGAGACGAAGCCACGCGTGCAGAATCTGCAGCAGCTCCTGCGGGCTATTCCTGCAAAATATCGCGAGTCGATGACAAATTTGTTGATAGTAGAATTTCCAGATATGGCGCGCCTGATACAAGACCCCCTAGACGAGAAGTCCCTGCAGGAGATTCCCTCGGCATTCTATACAAGCGTATTACGGGCGCACGCGACAACCGTGAAGCAACAGCGCTTCTGGTCGATCAGCAACCTTATTTTACAGCAGGCACTTGGACAACTCGACTCCAATCTGCTGGGTATGGAGATCACGATAGCGCAATGCATGCCGCCGGCTCATGGCAGTAAAGTACGGAGCTTGCGCGAACGAACAGGGCGCGGCACCAGGCCCTGGAACACAAATATCGAGCAACGCTCCCTGTTCCTGGGGATAGAGTCGCTGGCAGGATACGCGCTGACCTCGCAGCGCCTGATGACGATCCAGGATCGCAACGAGAGCCAGATTCAGTTCACCGAAAGATGGACTGAATTTGAGGAAAGTGCGGCTGCGTGCCCGATTATATTTCAAGGGCGTCTAGCCGGTTGTTTGCTTGTCTCAAGCACACAGCCGCACTATTTCCTGCCCTTTCGCCTGCAGCTTATCCAGAACTATGCAGACCTGCTGGTGCTGGCTTTTGAAGCAGACGAATTCTACGCGCCAGAGGATATTGAACTGCTGCCCATGCCTTCGCTAGAAGAACAGCAAGCATATATTGCCCAGTTGCGGCAGCGCATCTCAGAGGTGATGCTGGAGTCCTATAAAGCCGGTCGGTCCATCAATGTGATGGATGCCGAACGCATCGTGTGGCAACGGTTAGAGGATGAACTGTTGCAATTGCCGCTCAAGTCGGAGTAA